One region of Macadamia integrifolia cultivar HAES 741 chromosome 11, SCU_Mint_v3, whole genome shotgun sequence genomic DNA includes:
- the LOC122093660 gene encoding uncharacterized protein LOC122093660 isoform X2, with amino-acid sequence MALHQERLCSPVVVKVTIAVMALCLAGYILGPPLYWHLSEGLAAFSRSSCPPCVCDCASQPLLSIPEGLRNTSFADCGKHDPEVTEDMENNFTELLSEELKLREAEALENQQRADMALLEAKKMASQYQKEADKCNSGMETCEEAREKAEAALLAQKKLTSMWEMRARQRGWKEGSTKSHAHTQDVQAV; translated from the exons atggcatTACATCAGGAGAGGTTGTGCAGCCCAGTGGTGGTGAAGGTGACGATAGCAGTGATGGCACTGTGCTTGGCTGGTTACATACTAGGGCCTCCACTTTACTGGCATCTCAGCGAGGGTTTAGCCGCTTTTAGTCGCTCCTCTTGCCCTCCCTGCGTCTGCGATTGCGCTTCTCAGCCCCTTCTCTCCATTCCCGAAG GATTAAGAAACACCTCCTT TGCAGATTGTGGGAAGCATGACCCTGAGGTGACTGAAGACATGGAGAATAACTTCACGGAGCTGTTGTCAGAGGAATTGAAGCTACGGGAAGCTGAAGCCTTGGAGAATCAGCAGCGTGCTGACATGGCATTGCTTGAGGCAAAGAAAATGGCATCTCAGTATCAAAAGGAGGCAGACAAGTGCAATTCAGGGATGGAAACTTGTGAAGAAGCAAGAGAAAAGGCTGAAGCTGCATTATTGGCGCAGAAGAAACTGACTTCAATGTGGGAGATGAGGGCTCGTCAGAGAGGGTGGAAAGAAGGCTCCACCAAGTCTCATGCTCACACTCAAGATGTTCAGGCAGTGTAG
- the LOC122093660 gene encoding uncharacterized protein LOC122093660 isoform X1 — protein MALHQERLCSPVVVKVTIAVMALCLAGYILGPPLYWHLSEGLAAFSRSSCPPCVCDCASQPLLSIPEGLRNTSFADCGKHDPEVTEDMENNFTELLSEELKLREAEALENQQRADMALLEAKKMASQYQKEADKCNSGMETCEEAREKAEAALLAQKKLTSMWEMRARQRGWKEGSTKSHAHTQDVQAV, from the exons atggcatTACATCAGGAGAGGTTGTGCAGCCCAGTGGTGGTGAAGGTGACGATAGCAGTGATGGCACTGTGCTTGGCTGGTTACATACTAGGGCCTCCACTTTACTGGCATCTCAGCGAGGGTTTAGCCGCTTTTAGTCGCTCCTCTTGCCCTCCCTGCGTCTGCGATTGCGCTTCTCAGCCCCTTCTCTCCATTCCCGAAG GATTAAGAAACACCTCCTTTGCAG ATTGTGGGAAGCATGACCCTGAGGTGACTGAAGACATGGAGAATAACTTCACGGAGCTGTTGTCAGAGGAATTGAAGCTACGGGAAGCTGAAGCCTTGGAGAATCAGCAGCGTGCTGACATGGCATTGCTTGAGGCAAAGAAAATGGCATCTCAGTATCAAAAGGAGGCAGACAAGTGCAATTCAGGGATGGAAACTTGTGAAGAAGCAAGAGAAAAGGCTGAAGCTGCATTATTGGCGCAGAAGAAACTGACTTCAATGTGGGAGATGAGGGCTCGTCAGAGAGGGTGGAAAGAAGGCTCCACCAAGTCTCATGCTCACACTCAAGATGTTCAGGCAGTGTAG
- the LOC122093659 gene encoding alpha-1,3-arabinosyltransferase XAT3-like, which produces MGTKIAAEPRKVLLTVATSIFLLLLPLIYAMVFSPYNSPLNFWKEVSNRSNGGGGGGDVVSSGSINNGGHGEEDSSLMSLLGRLLKGKDRKELETTGFACKSDPLTDVCIAKQPVWMKIDGVALTVYLSSSSSINQSQNLQQLQLQETPLMVRPYVKKNDDHARKYVNQIKIQALMDQSNTNGTTPGSCDVSHDVPAVVFSLGLTGNIFHELNEIVIPLFLTTHHFRSQIRFVVTDFNTLWARKYAKILSHLSDFEIINTSQDKRVHCFPGAVVGLHYHNDNLVCRKSELPVKCSIPEFRQFLREAFNLKFKNEAEAHQDQKQKPVLVLLSRRHSRSFVNLGEMVRVATVLGFRVIVASPELTTNLNEFSGVVNSCSVLVGAHGAGLTNEVFLPEGAVMVQVVPLGLQWASTNYYGNPLKDMGVHYLEYQISPEESTLYDMYGPDHPVITNPDSIHRQGYKISRPIYVDSQQVRLNLTKFEDTLVQALRLLDH; this is translated from the exons GGAAGGTGTTGCTGACTGTTGCAACTTCAATATTTCtattgcttcttcctctgataTATGCAATGGTCTTCTCCCCTTACAATTCCCCACTCAATTTCT GGAAGGAAGTATCaaataggagtaatggtggtggtggtggtggagatgTCGTAAGcagtggaagcatcaacaatggCGGCCATGGAGAGGAAGATTCATCACTAATGTCTCTGCTAGGAAGACTATTAAAAG GAAAAGATCGAAAGGAGTTAGAGACCACTGGCTTTGCCTGTAAGTCCGATCCCCTCACCGACGTCTGTATTGCAAAGCAACCGGTGTGGATGAAGATAGACGGTGTTGCCTTGACCGTATACCTCTCATCATCGTCTTCCATTAATCAGAGTCAGAACCTGCAACAACTACAATTGCAAGAGACGCCATTAATGGTAAGACCTTATGTGAAAAAGAACGATGACCATGCCCGCAAATACGTCAATCAAATCAAGATTCAGGCTCTCATGGATCAATCCAACACCAATGGTACTACCCCAGGTAGCTGCGATGTCTCTCACGATGTCCCAGCTGTGGTCTTCTCTTTGGGTCTCACAGGAAACATCTTCCATGAACTGAACGAGATCGTAATCCCACTCTTCCTCACCACCCACCACTTCCGTTCCCAAATCCGATTCGTCGTCACCGATTTCAATACCTTATGGGCTCGCAAATACGCCAAaattctctctcatctctccgATTTCGAAATCATCAATACTTCCCAAGACAAAAGGGTACATTGCTTCCCTGGAGCCGTCGTTGGTTTACACTACCACAACGACAACCTCGTTTGCCGGAAAAGCGAACTACCGGTAAAATGCTCCATCCCAGAGTTCCGGCAATTCCTCAGAGAGGCATTTAATCTGAAATTCAAGAACGAGGCAGAAGCCCATCAAGATCAGAAGCAAAAACCCgttcttgttcttctctcaCGACGCCATTCTCGGAGCTTCGTAAATTTAGGTGAAATGGTGAGGGTGGCTACTGTGTTAGGGTTTCGAGTCATCGTAGCATCGCCGGAGTTGACGACGAATCTAAACGAGTTCTCCGGTGTAGTGAATAGTTGCAGTGTTCTAGTGGGTGCCCATGGAGCGGGTCTTACCAACGAGGTGTTCTTACCGGAGGGTGCAGTGATGGTGCAGGTAGTTCCCCTGGGTCTGCAGTGGGCTTCTACTAACTACTACGGAAATCCATTAAAGGACATGGGTGTGCACTACTTGGAGTACCAGATCAGTCCAGAGGAGAGTACGCTCTATGACATGTACGGCCCTGATCACCCTGTCATCACTAATCCTGATTCCATACACCGTCAGGGTTACAAAATCAGTAGGCCTATCTATGTTGATAGCCAACAGGTGAGGCTTAATCTCACCAAGTTTGAGGATACCCTAGTCCAAGCACTTCGACTTCTTGACCACTAA